Below is a window of uncultured Cohaesibacter sp. DNA.
TCATCTGCCAGAAGATCGTGAAGATCAGCCAGACAGAAAGAGCCGCCAGCGCCGAGGTGGCCGGAGACCGGGTCAGGGTCGAGAAGGCCATCGCCAGCGCCAGCCAGACCCCGGTATAGAACAGGGTCGCGGCCAGATAGACCAGCCCCCTTGCCACATCCGCCCCGGAAGGTGGTAGCCCCAGAAACAGGATGCCAAGCCCGACCATCAGCAGCCAGAGCGTGATCAGGGCCACCGCCAGCACCATCAGGCCGCCGAGAAACTTGCCGAACAGCACCGCATCGCGATAGATCGGCTGCGCCAGAATGCGGCTCATGGTACGGCGGCTGAATTCACCATTGACCGCATCGAACCCCAGGGCAATCGCCAGAATTGGCAGCAAGAAGCCCATGAAGGAAGAGAAGGACGGCAATGGCGCCTTGGCCACCGTGAACAGCTTGAGGAACAGATATGCATCCTGCGCCGTGGTGGTCTTGATCTGGCTGATCGCTGCATAGACCGCCCCCACCGCCGTCAGCAACACCAGCAACATAATCAGATGCATGCGCGCACTGGTCATGTGATCGGCCGCTTCCTTGAGCGCGATGGAAGCAACGCCCGTCAGAGGAGAACCCTTGCGTTTCATTGCTGCGTCTCCCTTTGCTCGATTTCAAGAAAGAAGTGATTATAGGCCTCACTGAGGCTGGTCCTGTGCGCCTGCAGGGAGAGAAGATCGCCGCCATGGGCCGTGATCAGTCTGGCCAATTCGGGCCGGACATCACACGAGGCAGAGACAGTCCAGCAGTCATTGCCCCGATATTCCACCGCAGCCACGGCAGAAATGATATCGACACAGGCATTGAGATCGATCTTGCGCGCGGCCACATCAATTCGGAAGGCACCACCGGCAACATCATTGGTGAATGTTTCCACCGATCCCATGAAGCCGATCTTGCCCCTATTGAACAGGGCCACGCGGGTGCAGATCGACCGCACCACATCGAGCATGTGAGAAGAGATCAGCAGCGTCATCCCGTCGGCGGCAAAGGCACGGATCAGATCAAGCAATTCATCGGTCGAGCGTGGATCGAGCCCTGAGGTTGGTTCATCCAGCACCGCCAGCCTGATCTGCCGCATGGCCAGTTCGGCAAGGCCAAGCCGTTGCCGCATGCCGCGGGAATAGGTGGCCACCCGCTTGCCTGCGACATGATCCAGATGCACCTGCTTGAGCGCCGCCATGATGCGATCATCCATTTCGCTGACCGGTATGGCACCGAGACGGGCCGTATAGCGCAAATTCTCCAACCCCGTCATGCCATCATAGAAACCCACTGAATCTGGCAGATAACCGACCTGCGTCTTGACCGCCAGCGGATCACGCAGAGGATCAAGATCCAGTATCCGCACCGTGCCGGCGCTTGGCTCCGTGAGCCCGATCAGCATCAGGATGGTGGTGGTCTTGCCCGCCCCGTTGGGGCCGAGCAAACCGACGATTTCGCCCTCATCCACCGCGATATTGACCCCGTCAACAACAGTGGATGCGCCGTAGCGCTTGGTAAGCCCTACGGCCTCAATGACCGGACTGCTCATCTGCGACCATACCGGAAGATGGCACCAAGCAGAATAAGGACGGCAATGGCGATGATGGCAACGCCGATAATGCCCCACATGGTGGAGGTTTCAACGGTAACCCGATAATCGACCTCCTTGGAGGCACCATCGGCATTGGCGCGGATCTGAACCATATAATCACCCGCAATGGCCTTGCTGGATGGCTCGATCTTGACATTCACATTCTGCGTCTTGCCCTGATCAAGCTTGGCCAGTTCCTTGGGATCAAAGCTGACTTTCCAGCCACTTGGCGAGGTGGCGCTCAATTTGACCTTCTTGGCAGCAGCGCTGCCATTGTTGGCAAGAATGAAGGGGAAAGTGGTCTCCGTGCCCGCAGTGGCTTCCCCGCTCAGGCGTTCATTCGGACCGCTCAGGGCAAGATTTGGCGAACCGCTCACCTTCAGGCTGACCTTGGCCTTGGCCGAAGGATCATCCGGCCCGGCAACGGCAGCCACTTCAATCGGATAGTCGCCTTCTGCGACATTGTGATTGAGCTTGATGGTCATGCTGACCGATTCCGTCGCCCCGGCCTTGACCGGAATGCCGGTAATTTCCTCATTGCCATAGCCCTTCTTGAAGGTGGCCATGAAACCGGCGGGAACATCGGCAGACAGATTGAACAATGTGTCGTGGTTGGAACCGTTGGTCAGCTTCATCTTAAACTGGAAGCTGGTGCTGACCGTGCCATGCAGCGCCGGAAGCTCCGGCACAAGAGTGGTATCGCCCAGCGGGATATCGGCAACCGCAACACTGAGCGGCAGTTTGAAAGACCCCTGATCGGAAACAGCATCGACTTCGAAATCATAGACCTTCTTTTCCGCATTCTTGGCCGGATCGATTTTCAGCGTCAGATTGTCGACCTCATTGGGCAGCGGCATCGCTGAAGTGACATCGGAACCACCAGCCTTGATGGAATAGCTCCAGCCCTCAGGCAAACCCTTGACCGCAAGCTTGGTGCGAACCGGGCTGTCCATGGCATTGAGCAATGAAATGGGAATGGAAACCTTTTTACCGGCAGATACGGCAACATCGGGATGATCAGCCGTCAGCCAGAAACCGTGAATGGTCGGCCCGTTGGCAGGCTGGGTGAAGGCTTCAGCCAATGCATTGCCAGAGAGAAGCGGAGTCACGGCCAATGCCGCCCCGACAAGCGCCAATCTTGCGCCCTTAGCGAGAGATTCCATGGAAATCTTCCTTGTAAATGTCTTGATCAATAAAATGGAAAATCACTGCAAGGCATCGCCATCCTGCCTGCCGCAGCTCTGGCGACAGGCAATCGCCCTCATGGTCTCATGAAGACAGAAGGATTGATGAGAGATGCCCTGACAGCAACAGATTGTCAGGCATTGACAAGGGAAGGAGGACCGCGACCGAACGGTTTGACGCTAAGGGGCTTGCTTTCCGAGGATTGTTCAAGCCAGAGACGCACCAGCTTTTCGAACACGGGATCGGGATGCTTGAGCGCGGCCCTGTCGGCAGGAATGCAATGAAGCGAGCTGTCCTGAAGATTCTCCCGAACCTCCACATCGGCAATGGCGCGCGCATCGATCAGATCCTGAAAGCTGCTGACCTGTTTGCCCGCCAGCCACTGCAATTTACCAGCACTGGCAGCATCTGATTGAAAAGACGACGAGAAAAGCAGCAGAAACGCCACAAGCAGGCTTACCACATCGCGCAACCAGACTGATGCCCGGTCGCCCGAATGATCGGCGTTCTTCTTTTTTTTCCGCATCAAAAACATAAATTCGTCTCTGCACCCGAAAATACGGATGTTCCTGTCAAACCACCATCAAGGACGCGGATATGGCGAAATTTTGTTTATGAACAACTAGAAAATATTAAATTTCCGTAGGGTTTGAAAAACTCAAATCTCATATTTGCTCTTGTCGCCAATATCGAAATGCAGCGGCATCCGCCATTTCGCAATGCTGACAATGAAGAATAGCAGCGCAGACAGCGCCGCCAGAATTTGCGCCACCGGCAGGGCACCCAGAATCAGAGCAAACCACAAACCGGCCAGCAACAGCGGCTGTAGCGGCAATCCCGGCACCTTGAAGCAGAAATATTCCTTGAAGCAGAGCCCGC
It encodes the following:
- a CDS encoding ABC transporter permease subunit codes for the protein MKRKGSPLTGVASIALKEAADHMTSARMHLIMLLVLLTAVGAVYAAISQIKTTTAQDAYLFLKLFTVAKAPLPSFSSFMGFLLPILAIALGFDAVNGEFSRRTMSRILAQPIYRDAVLFGKFLGGLMVLAVALITLWLLMVGLGILFLGLPPSGADVARGLVYLAATLFYTGVWLALAMAFSTLTRSPATSALAALSVWLIFTIFWQMITPIAASLISPINPYDPMTMLAQFHIQQALARLSPAILYGETATMLLDPTSRSVGPIFMSQLQGALIGSPLPTMQSIKIIWPQIAGLIAGMLFMFTLAYVSFQRQEVRS
- a CDS encoding ABC transporter ATP-binding protein codes for the protein MSSPVIEAVGLTKRYGASTVVDGVNIAVDEGEIVGLLGPNGAGKTTTILMLIGLTEPSAGTVRILDLDPLRDPLAVKTQVGYLPDSVGFYDGMTGLENLRYTARLGAIPVSEMDDRIMAALKQVHLDHVAGKRVATYSRGMRQRLGLAELAMRQIRLAVLDEPTSGLDPRSTDELLDLIRAFAADGMTLLISSHMLDVVRSICTRVALFNRGKIGFMGSVETFTNDVAGGAFRIDVAARKIDLNACVDIISAVAAVEYRGNDCWTVSASCDVRPELARLITAHGGDLLSLQAHRTSLSEAYNHFFLEIEQRETQQ
- a CDS encoding NEW3 domain-containing protein, which gives rise to MESLAKGARLALVGAALAVTPLLSGNALAEAFTQPANGPTIHGFWLTADHPDVAVSAGKKVSIPISLLNAMDSPVRTKLAVKGLPEGWSYSIKAGGSDVTSAMPLPNEVDNLTLKIDPAKNAEKKVYDFEVDAVSDQGSFKLPLSVAVADIPLGDTTLVPELPALHGTVSTSFQFKMKLTNGSNHDTLFNLSADVPAGFMATFKKGYGNEEITGIPVKAGATESVSMTIKLNHNVAEGDYPIEVAAVAGPDDPSAKAKVSLKVSGSPNLALSGPNERLSGEATAGTETTFPFILANNGSAAAKKVKLSATSPSGWKVSFDPKELAKLDQGKTQNVNVKIEPSSKAIAGDYMVQIRANADGASKEVDYRVTVETSTMWGIIGVAIIAIAVLILLGAIFRYGRR